A single genomic interval of Lentimicrobium saccharophilum harbors:
- a CDS encoding GEVED domain-containing protein, whose amino-acid sequence MKKLQSASLTIFLSIFSLTLTAQQESIINPTGSQKPTLITSSEQVVSVPSIAAQIANGTFRPAEDEKKEFNPKRWGSNNSVPGKGLPAGNDPLWEMQTKSPLRSGKAPILTFEAASASSTPTDPTGAVGPNHFVNSWNTAFRIWDKNGNPLTAAASLGTIFPGTLGDPIVVYDRYADRFMLTEFFSNGFDVAISQGPDPVNDGWYVYRFNTNTFPDYPKFSVWSDGYYITANKDQNTAGSSQVVFVLNRDQMIAGSASVQMLGFPLTGIVTSGFYSPLGFNCNGPSLPPPGNAPIVYMQDDAWSGVSTDHLKIWTINVNWSVPANSTISSPQIINTQAFDGLFDGGSFSNLPQPSGGDIDALQATIMYMAQYRRFPTYNSVVFNFVVDLNGADNYSGIRWYELRQSTDGAPWTIHQEGTYAQPGGHSAFCGNMCMDASGNIGLAYTIVSASQFPSLRFTGRYASDPPGQMTLAEEIIATGTQSDPSTRYGDYAQMTIDPTDDATFWTISEYFNGGRKNHVGVFQIAPPALTADFSASPTTLCNSASVTFTDQSLSSPTSWNWIFPGGIPSVFSGQTPPPVAYPASGDYDVTLTVSDGTNTSIETKTAYIHVRDLIPDFTANSTNLIVGNSVIFTDNSECNPTGWEWLFPGGNPSSWSGQVPPPVTYNSTGTYDITLTITKSGLTETITKTGYINVIPPVYYMTNGNITACSGDFYDSGGPGENYQNNEDFTLTFLPSTQGAMITVSFSSFNLESGYDYLSIYNGSSSAAPLLGTFSGTSLPGSFTASNPDGALTFNFSSDNTVVRAGWAATIGCFSLTDPPVAEFSASTTTTLVNTGITLNDLSENIPTSWLWSISPDTFTFINGTNANSQNPEVEFDATGAYTVSLTASNDYGSDTETKTNYINVILYEYCIPTYTSGSGAGDYISLVQLGDINNASGASASPYYTYYSNLTTDLNPGSDYTITLSPGTYSNGNNISVWIDYNQNGVFDTAEKLGNINIPPTPATGSINFTVPENAAPGTTRMRVREVWNNSNFDPCSAYGYGETEDYNVYILSTEKILNFTVYLEGLYAGNGTMNQAFNTTGPQFSAGIADQVSLELHNATDYNILEYVIQEINLGTNGSASVTFPAQYAGSYYLTVRHRNSLETTSAIPVSLSGPVTDYAFNQPSAIFGNNLKQMPDGQHAIFGGDVNQDGLINQVDIDDVNTNASMFISGYVVSDVNGDGLVDIQDFQIIDNNQFNFTGSALP is encoded by the coding sequence ATGAAAAAACTTCAATCTGCTTCATTAACAATTTTTCTGTCAATATTCTCACTGACTCTGACTGCGCAACAGGAAAGCATAATAAATCCTACCGGATCGCAAAAGCCAACACTGATTACATCATCAGAACAAGTTGTTTCGGTGCCTTCCATTGCGGCGCAAATAGCAAACGGCACCTTCAGGCCGGCAGAAGACGAAAAGAAAGAATTTAATCCCAAGCGCTGGGGCTCGAACAATTCCGTTCCGGGCAAAGGCCTTCCCGCCGGAAATGACCCGCTTTGGGAAATGCAAACTAAGTCTCCTTTAAGGTCAGGTAAGGCGCCCATCCTGACTTTTGAAGCAGCCAGCGCATCGTCCACACCTACAGATCCTACAGGTGCAGTCGGGCCGAATCATTTTGTAAACTCCTGGAATACCGCATTCAGAATCTGGGACAAGAACGGCAACCCGTTAACGGCCGCTGCTTCTTTAGGAACGATATTCCCGGGAACTTTGGGAGATCCGATCGTTGTATACGATCGTTACGCCGACAGATTTATGCTGACCGAATTTTTCTCCAACGGTTTTGATGTAGCCATCAGCCAGGGACCTGATCCGGTAAACGACGGATGGTATGTTTACAGGTTTAATACCAATACCTTCCCTGATTATCCTAAGTTCTCCGTATGGTCTGACGGATACTATATCACAGCCAATAAGGACCAGAACACAGCAGGCAGCAGCCAGGTGGTTTTTGTCCTTAACCGGGATCAGATGATTGCCGGAAGTGCATCGGTACAAATGCTGGGCTTTCCGCTGACCGGAATCGTTACCAGCGGATTTTACAGCCCTCTTGGCTTTAACTGCAATGGCCCTTCGCTGCCACCGCCGGGCAACGCACCCATCGTATACATGCAGGATGATGCCTGGTCGGGGGTATCAACCGACCATCTGAAAATATGGACGATCAATGTCAACTGGTCGGTACCTGCCAATTCAACCATTTCCAGTCCACAGATCATTAACACACAGGCATTCGATGGTCTTTTCGACGGCGGGTCCTTCTCCAACCTGCCCCAACCATCGGGCGGCGACATTGATGCATTGCAGGCCACAATTATGTATATGGCCCAATACCGGAGATTCCCAACCTACAATTCTGTAGTTTTCAATTTTGTGGTTGATCTTAACGGAGCCGACAACTATTCAGGCATCCGTTGGTATGAACTCAGGCAAAGCACCGATGGTGCGCCCTGGACCATTCATCAGGAAGGCACCTATGCCCAGCCCGGCGGACACAGCGCCTTTTGCGGCAATATGTGCATGGATGCCAGCGGCAATATAGGTCTGGCTTATACAATCGTCAGCGCATCCCAATTCCCCTCCCTGCGTTTTACAGGACGTTACGCTTCTGATCCTCCGGGGCAGATGACCCTTGCTGAGGAGATCATCGCTACAGGCACCCAATCCGACCCTTCAACCCGCTACGGAGACTACGCCCAAATGACCATTGATCCCACAGACGATGCAACCTTCTGGACCATCTCCGAATATTTTAACGGGGGACGGAAAAACCATGTGGGGGTATTTCAGATAGCTCCACCGGCGCTTACAGCAGATTTTTCCGCTTCTCCCACAACCCTCTGCAATTCAGCATCCGTTACTTTTACTGACCAGTCCTTGTCATCCCCGACCTCATGGAACTGGATTTTTCCGGGTGGCATCCCTTCCGTTTTCAGCGGACAGACCCCACCCCCGGTCGCGTATCCGGCATCAGGCGATTATGATGTTACCCTGACAGTTTCTGACGGTACCAATACCAGTATTGAAACAAAGACAGCATACATACATGTCAGAGACCTGATTCCCGATTTTACAGCAAATTCCACAAACCTGATTGTCGGCAACAGTGTAATTTTCACCGACAATTCGGAATGTAACCCGACAGGATGGGAATGGCTGTTCCCGGGAGGAAATCCATCCTCCTGGTCGGGCCAGGTTCCTCCTCCTGTTACCTATAACAGCACCGGTACCTATGACATCACATTAACCATTACCAAATCCGGTTTGACAGAAACGATTACAAAAACCGGTTATATCAATGTTATCCCCCCGGTATACTACATGACCAACGGCAACATAACTGCCTGCAGCGGTGATTTTTACGACTCAGGCGGGCCGGGTGAAAATTATCAGAATAATGAAGATTTCACACTGACCTTTTTACCATCCACCCAAGGGGCAATGATTACTGTTTCATTCAGCTCTTTCAACCTCGAATCAGGTTATGATTATCTGAGCATATACAACGGTAGCAGTTCAGCCGCTCCACTGCTGGGAACATTCAGCGGAACCAGCCTGCCCGGGTCATTCACCGCAAGTAATCCCGACGGAGCGCTGACATTCAATTTTTCTTCTGACAATACGGTGGTCAGGGCCGGATGGGCAGCCACCATCGGCTGCTTCAGCTTAACAGATCCGCCCGTTGCGGAATTTTCGGCATCTACCACAACCACCCTTGTAAATACAGGCATCACGCTTAACGACCTCTCAGAGAACATACCAACTTCATGGCTCTGGAGCATTTCACCGGATACGTTTACATTCATCAACGGGACCAATGCCAACAGCCAGAATCCTGAAGTTGAATTTGACGCAACAGGAGCCTATACTGTTTCTCTCACCGCATCCAACGACTACGGATCAGACACAGAGACAAAAACCAATTATATTAATGTAATCCTTTACGAGTATTGTATTCCCACCTATACATCAGGCTCAGGGGCAGGTGATTACATTTCGCTTGTACAACTCGGTGATATCAATAACGCCAGTGGTGCATCGGCTAGTCCATATTACACCTACTACAGCAATCTTACCACCGACCTGAATCCCGGCTCAGATTATACAATCACGTTAAGCCCGGGCACATACAGCAACGGGAATAATATCTCGGTATGGATTGATTATAATCAGAACGGAGTTTTTGATACTGCGGAAAAACTGGGTAATATCAATATCCCACCGACACCAGCCACCGGCTCTATCAACTTTACTGTTCCGGAAAATGCAGCTCCGGGAACCACCCGTATGCGTGTGCGGGAAGTATGGAACAACAGCAACTTTGATCCATGCTCTGCATATGGATATGGTGAAACCGAAGACTACAATGTGTATATTTTAAGCACAGAGAAAATACTCAATTTCACGGTTTACCTCGAAGGATTGTATGCCGGCAACGGCACAATGAATCAGGCCTTTAACACTACAGGGCCGCAGTTCAGCGCGGGGATCGCCGATCAGGTCTCCTTAGAATTGCATAATGCAACGGATTATAACATTCTGGAATATGTGATTCAAGAAATCAATCTTGGCACCAATGGTTCAGCTTCAGTTACATTTCCGGCGCAGTATGCCGGAAGTTATTATCTCACTGTGAGGCACCGTAATTCGCTTGAAACCACATCAGCCATTCCTGTTTCCCTGAGTGGCCCGGTAACTGACTATGCATTTAACCAGCCATCGGCCATTTTCGGAAACAACCTGAAACAAATGCCTGACGGACAGCATGCAATTTTCGGCGGCGACGTTAACCAGGACGGCCTCATCAACCAGGTTGACATTGATGATGTAAACACCAATGCCTCCATGTTCATTTCGGGTTATGTAGTCTCTGACGTTAATGGCGACGGCCTCGTTGACATTCAGGATTTCCAGATTATTGACAACAACCAGTTTAATTTCACCGGCTCTGCATTGCCTTAA